Proteins encoded in a region of the Deefgea piscis genome:
- a CDS encoding serine/threonine protein kinase yields MADMKPAPYSALTPDLTLDALESLGLACSGHLLALNSYENRVYQVGIDDGDPVIAKFYRPERWSDAAILEEHQFTQALAEREIPVVAPLTLNGQTLHRFGDFRFAVFPRRGGRAPELDQAETREWIGRFLGRIHAVGQLSPFTHRAQLTPQTFGQDSLDYLINNKVIPLDLAASYQAVAEAALAGVAECYQRAGDIQLIRLHGDCHPSNILWTPAGPHFVDFDDARTGPAIQDLWMLLSGDRDEQQNQLADILAGYEDFCEFDRRELYLIEALRTLRLMHYSAWLARRWDDPAFPAAFPWFNTATYWQDRIAELREQIEIMHLPPLWSNESTGYIRIDDEIDPPYWDM; encoded by the coding sequence ATGGCCGATATGAAACCAGCCCCATACTCCGCACTCACGCCCGATCTGACCTTAGACGCCCTTGAATCGCTAGGCCTTGCTTGCTCAGGGCATTTACTCGCACTCAATAGTTATGAAAATCGCGTTTACCAAGTCGGCATTGACGATGGCGATCCAGTGATTGCCAAATTTTATCGCCCCGAGCGCTGGAGCGACGCGGCGATCTTAGAAGAGCACCAATTCACGCAAGCACTGGCCGAGCGCGAAATCCCGGTGGTTGCGCCGCTAACACTTAATGGTCAAACGCTGCATCGCTTTGGCGACTTTCGTTTTGCGGTTTTCCCTCGTCGCGGTGGGCGCGCGCCTGAACTCGATCAAGCCGAAACGCGCGAATGGATTGGACGATTTTTAGGCCGCATTCACGCGGTGGGCCAACTCAGTCCCTTTACCCATCGCGCACAACTCACACCGCAAACCTTTGGCCAAGATTCGCTCGATTATTTAATCAACAACAAAGTCATTCCACTGGATTTGGCCGCTAGCTACCAAGCGGTGGCAGAAGCGGCGCTCGCTGGCGTCGCTGAATGTTATCAACGCGCAGGCGACATCCAACTGATCCGCCTACACGGCGACTGCCACCCGAGCAATATTTTATGGACCCCGGCTGGACCGCATTTTGTTGACTTTGACGACGCCCGCACCGGCCCAGCAATTCAAGACTTATGGATGCTGCTGTCTGGCGATCGAGACGAGCAACAAAATCAACTGGCGGATATTTTGGCCGGCTACGAAGATTTTTGTGAGTTTGATCGGCGCGAGCTGTATTTAATTGAAGCGCTGCGAACATTACGCCTAATGCATTACAGCGCATGGCTGGCTCGGCGCTGGGATGATCCGGCCTTTCCAGCGGCGTTCCCATGGTTTAATACCGCCACCTATTGGCAAGACCGCATTGCCGAGCTGCGCGAGCAAATTGAAATCATGCATTTGCCGCCACTGTGGAGTAATGAGTCTACCGGCTACATCCGTATTGACGACGAAATCGACCCGCCGTATTGGGATATGTAA
- the dbpA gene encoding ATP-dependent RNA helicase DbpA, whose translation MTKTPFSALNLPVEMLDNLASLGFEAMTPIQAASLPIVLEGGDIIAKAKTGSGKTAAFGIPLLQKLNINLHRVQALVLCPTRELADQVSKDLRRLGRHLPNLKILTLCGGTPLTPQAASLAHGAHVVVGTPGRIQDHLHKNTLIVKQVSTLVLDEADRMLDMGFGGEVQDVIDFLPRWRQTLLFSATYPEGIRKLSASIQRAPTEVTVESLHDQVFIEQQLYLVKDNAEKADLLKRIFAHYQPASSVVFCNTRQDCMELARSLQKDGFDAIELHGELEQRDRDLTLVQFANGSCPILVATDMAARGLDIKDLAAVVNYELPYDPEIYVHRIGRTGRAGKKGLAFSLVSPSQVKRQRTIEEYLEQSIPEGKEADLKVNGDYALPAKMATICFDAGRKHKVRPGDIVGALTGDGAIPNEAIGKIDLFEFRTYVAVQLQYAQQVIARLGNDKGKLKGKPVKVQIIK comes from the coding sequence ATGACTAAAACGCCGTTTTCTGCCCTCAATTTACCTGTAGAAATGCTCGATAATTTGGCTTCGCTCGGTTTTGAAGCGATGACGCCGATTCAAGCTGCGAGTTTGCCCATCGTACTCGAAGGCGGCGATATTATTGCTAAAGCGAAAACCGGTAGTGGTAAAACGGCTGCGTTTGGTATTCCGCTACTGCAAAAACTCAATATTAATCTGCACCGAGTGCAAGCTTTGGTGCTGTGCCCAACGCGAGAGCTTGCCGATCAGGTGAGTAAAGACTTGCGCCGTTTGGGGCGCCATTTACCCAATTTAAAAATTCTGACTTTGTGCGGCGGCACACCTTTGACGCCACAAGCAGCCTCATTGGCGCATGGCGCACACGTGGTGGTTGGCACGCCAGGTCGTATTCAAGATCATTTACATAAAAACACCCTGATCGTTAAACAGGTGAGTACGCTGGTGCTGGACGAAGCCGATCGTATGCTCGATATGGGTTTTGGCGGTGAAGTGCAAGACGTAATTGATTTTCTGCCACGCTGGCGCCAAACCTTGCTGTTCTCTGCAACGTATCCTGAAGGTATTCGTAAACTTAGCGCCTCGATTCAGCGCGCGCCGACCGAAGTGACGGTAGAGTCTTTGCATGATCAAGTGTTTATTGAACAGCAATTGTATTTGGTAAAAGACAACGCGGAAAAAGCTGATTTACTTAAACGCATTTTCGCCCATTACCAACCAGCGTCGAGCGTGGTGTTTTGTAATACCCGCCAAGACTGCATGGAATTGGCGCGCAGTTTGCAAAAAGACGGCTTTGATGCGATTGAATTACACGGCGAGCTTGAGCAGCGTGATCGTGATTTAACCTTGGTGCAGTTTGCCAATGGTAGTTGCCCAATTCTGGTCGCAACGGATATGGCCGCCCGTGGTTTGGATATTAAAGATTTAGCCGCGGTGGTGAATTACGAATTGCCGTATGATCCTGAAATCTACGTGCATCGAATTGGTCGTACTGGCCGCGCCGGTAAGAAAGGCTTGGCGTTTAGTTTGGTGTCACCATCGCAAGTGAAGCGCCAACGTACTATTGAAGAATACCTTGAGCAATCAATACCAGAAGGCAAAGAAGCTGATCTCAAAGTGAATGGCGATTATGCTTTGCCTGCTAAAATGGCCACGATTTGTTTTGATGCCGGTCGTAAACACAAAGTGCGCCCCGGTGATATCGTCGGCGCTTTGACTGGCGACGGCGCAATCCCGAACGAGGCGATTGGTAAGATTGATTTGTTTGAATTTAGAACTTATGTTGCGGTGCAATTGCAATATGCTCAGCAAGTGATTGCCCGTTTGGGCAATGACAAAGGTAAGCTCAAAGGCAAACCGGTTAAAGTACAGATTATTAAATAA
- a CDS encoding Nudix family hydrolase: MPPDQQNPINPKKTTVVAAGVLINAQGQFLMGSRPAGKPYAHYWEFPGGKLEAGETAHDALCRELQEEMGIDVTAATPWLTQRFNYPHANVELRFFKVRGWNGALHGHEGQELAWQRVGQLNVSPILPANGPILRGLALPEVIEISNMAELGREAFMAQLSAKWAAGPTCLLLREPQLSASDYQELAHAVQSIARPHGGKLILHRDLALAQAINADGIHFTASQLNQLNARPRGIDWVSASTHQQSDLEAAARIGVDFAFLGHIAPTQSHPGQTPLGWEKFSQLLQLGWCFPVFAIGGQTLSTLNTAQAHGGHGVALLRAAWSQTA, translated from the coding sequence ATGCCGCCAGACCAGCAAAACCCCATTAACCCGAAAAAAACCACCGTCGTTGCCGCAGGGGTATTAATTAACGCGCAAGGGCAGTTTTTAATGGGAAGCCGCCCCGCTGGTAAGCCTTACGCGCATTACTGGGAATTTCCAGGCGGCAAACTTGAAGCCGGCGAAACCGCGCACGACGCTTTATGCCGCGAGCTGCAAGAAGAAATGGGCATAGACGTAACAGCAGCCACACCGTGGCTCACACAGCGCTTTAATTATCCGCACGCCAATGTGGAGTTACGATTTTTTAAAGTGCGCGGCTGGAACGGCGCTTTGCACGGCCACGAAGGACAAGAGCTCGCCTGGCAACGTGTAGGCCAATTGAATGTTTCACCCATCTTGCCAGCCAACGGCCCAATCTTGCGTGGTTTGGCCTTACCTGAAGTGATTGAAATCTCCAATATGGCCGAATTAGGCCGTGAAGCATTTATGGCGCAACTCAGTGCCAAATGGGCTGCGGGTCCAACTTGCTTACTGTTACGAGAGCCGCAGCTATCGGCCAGTGATTACCAAGAGCTCGCCCACGCAGTGCAAAGCATTGCTCGCCCCCACGGCGGCAAGCTGATTTTGCATCGTGATTTGGCTTTGGCCCAAGCGATCAATGCCGACGGCATTCACTTTACCGCCAGCCAACTAAACCAACTGAACGCTAGACCCAGAGGCATCGATTGGGTGAGCGCATCCACGCATCAGCAGAGTGATCTTGAAGCTGCAGCGCGCATTGGCGTTGACTTTGCCTTTTTAGGCCATATTGCGCCAACGCAAAGCCACCCGGGGCAAACGCCTTTAGGCTGGGAAAAATTCAGTCAATTATTGCAATTGGGTTGGTGCTTTCCCGTATTTGCGATTGGCGGGCAAACGTTATCCACCCTCAACACCGCCCAAGCACACGGCGGACATGGCGTAGCCCTCTTGCGCGCCGCATGGAGTCAAACAGCATGA
- a CDS encoding SulP family inorganic anion transporter, with protein MTITQTLLKYYRNRRWPNIPLARGVIPNTQQGVINDAKAGIALASVNIPQVLGYTSIAGTPIVTGLYTVLLPLLGFALFGASRHLVVAADSATAAIFANGLSGMATPASAAYMNLVAIVALLTAGILLIARWLKLGFVADFLSRTILTGFLAGVGLQVSIAMLAPLLGIRNQTHQTHTTWSQLDYAITHLPSINLPTLCLGITVIAAILIGKQINPRFPVAMIAVLTSILAGKYLAIANWGIALIGPVPGGLPQLSWPDMTWHGTLTLIPLALSCAVIIIAQSAATARIYALQFQETEDENANILGLAAANAAAAVSGAFVVNGSPTQTAMAVQAGAQSQVAQIVFAGIVAIALMFLTDWLAYLPHAVLAAIVFTIAIGMIHGSALKAIYQESPGEFKLAIITAMTVALVGVEQGLLFAALLSLLHHVSHSYNPHCAILQANMEGNLVTQAIEPGATTQAGLIIYHFGADLFYANEHRFSADIHSLISQAATPVQCLIIDASAMTHIDYSAAQSLRQLDDQLQQQNITLLFARCDSALIDDLNRHHITEKIGAAHIFTTLHAALKYWSDACKTDARREKTP; from the coding sequence ATGACCATCACTCAAACTTTACTCAAGTACTATCGCAATCGACGCTGGCCAAACATTCCGCTGGCGCGCGGAGTGATACCCAATACACAGCAAGGGGTCATCAATGACGCCAAAGCCGGCATCGCCCTCGCCTCAGTCAATATCCCGCAAGTTTTAGGCTACACCAGTATTGCCGGCACGCCCATTGTGACCGGGCTCTACACGGTATTACTCCCCTTACTGGGCTTTGCCCTATTTGGCGCTTCACGGCATTTAGTGGTTGCGGCCGATTCAGCCACCGCCGCCATCTTTGCTAACGGCTTATCCGGCATGGCCACACCCGCCAGTGCCGCGTATATGAATTTAGTCGCCATCGTTGCGCTACTCACCGCTGGCATTTTGCTCATCGCACGCTGGCTTAAACTCGGCTTTGTCGCCGATTTTTTATCCAGAACCATCTTAACCGGCTTTTTAGCTGGCGTTGGCTTGCAAGTGAGCATCGCGATGCTGGCGCCGCTCTTAGGAATTCGCAATCAAACTCATCAAACCCACACCACTTGGTCGCAATTAGATTACGCAATCACTCATTTACCCAGCATCAACCTACCCACACTCTGTCTAGGCATCACTGTGATCGCTGCCATCTTAATCGGCAAGCAGATCAACCCTCGCTTCCCCGTCGCGATGATTGCCGTACTCACCAGCATTTTGGCCGGAAAATACCTCGCCATCGCCAACTGGGGCATTGCCTTAATTGGCCCAGTGCCTGGTGGCTTACCGCAACTGTCTTGGCCCGACATGACTTGGCATGGCACGCTAACGCTCATCCCCTTGGCGCTCTCGTGCGCCGTGATCATCATCGCGCAAAGCGCCGCCACCGCGCGAATTTATGCTTTGCAATTTCAAGAGACCGAAGATGAAAACGCCAATATCTTAGGCCTTGCCGCCGCCAATGCCGCTGCCGCCGTCAGTGGGGCTTTTGTCGTCAATGGTAGCCCTACGCAAACGGCAATGGCGGTGCAAGCTGGCGCGCAAAGCCAAGTAGCGCAAATTGTCTTTGCCGGCATTGTCGCCATCGCCTTGATGTTTTTAACTGACTGGCTCGCTTACCTGCCCCACGCAGTATTAGCGGCCATTGTGTTTACCATCGCCATCGGCATGATTCATGGGTCAGCACTCAAAGCCATTTACCAAGAAAGCCCTGGGGAATTTAAACTAGCGATCATTACCGCAATGACTGTGGCCTTAGTCGGCGTTGAGCAAGGGCTGCTATTTGCCGCGCTCCTGTCGTTACTGCATCACGTGAGCCACAGCTACAACCCACATTGCGCGATCTTGCAAGCCAATATGGAGGGCAATTTGGTAACACAAGCCATTGAGCCGGGCGCAACAACGCAGGCGGGTTTGATTATTTATCATTTTGGTGCGGATTTATTTTATGCCAACGAGCACCGCTTTAGCGCCGACATTCATTCACTGATAAGCCAAGCCGCCACGCCAGTGCAGTGCTTGATTATTGACGCTTCCGCCATGACGCACATCGACTATTCAGCCGCCCAATCGCTACGCCAATTAGATGATCAACTGCAGCAACAAAACATCACGCTGCTGTTTGCCCGTTGCGACAGCGCCCTCATTGACGACTTAAACCGCCATCACATCACCGAAAAAATTGGCGCAGCGCATATCTTTACCACCTTGCACGCCGCGCTCAAATACTGGAGCGACGCCTGTAAGACCGATGCACGGCGCGAGAAAACGCCATAG
- a CDS encoding cbb3-type cytochrome oxidase subunit 3 has protein sequence MGLTIYHWILIVAFVAIVIWVFGKKQKKRFEEDAKLPFDSEKTDNKDKNVD, from the coding sequence ATGGGTTTGACTATTTATCATTGGATTTTAATTGTCGCTTTTGTTGCCATTGTGATTTGGGTGTTTGGTAAAAAACAAAAAAAACGCTTTGAAGAAGACGCCAAGCTGCCTTTTGATAGCGAAAAAACCGATAACAAAGACAAGAACGTTGATTAA
- the argJ gene encoding bifunctional glutamate N-acetyltransferase/amino-acid acetyltransferase ArgJ, with amino-acid sequence MPVNLAPIDPALLFPVAGVEIGIASAGIKKVGRQDTTLIQIADGARVAGVFTLNRFCAAPVRICQKNLQQYLATGQSIRALVINTGNANAGTGLDGLARAEQICAATASELGCTAEQVLPFSTGVILEPLPSEKIIAVLPAAKANLSANNWAPAANAIMTTDIAPKATSTQIVLDGKTVTVTGIAKGSGMIHPNMATMLGFVATDAAISQTLLQDMLLAATDASFNSITVDGDTSTNDSYIAIATALAGNTEITDASSSDYATLRAAIEQVSHFLAQAIVRDGEGATKFITINVVGGASYAECKAVGYAIGRSPLVKTAFFASDPNLGRILAAIGYAGISDLDVDQIEVRLDDVLVAIHGGRNPEYQESQGQAVMNQAEISINIQLNRGEHRATVWTCDFSYDYVKINADYRS; translated from the coding sequence ATGCCGGTTAATCTCGCCCCCATCGATCCTGCTTTATTATTCCCGGTTGCCGGGGTTGAAATTGGTATTGCCTCTGCAGGCATTAAAAAAGTCGGCCGCCAAGACACCACCTTAATCCAAATCGCTGATGGCGCCCGCGTTGCGGGGGTGTTTACCTTAAATCGTTTTTGCGCTGCGCCAGTTCGCATCTGCCAAAAAAATCTACAGCAGTATCTGGCTACAGGCCAATCCATTCGTGCGCTGGTGATCAATACTGGCAATGCCAATGCCGGAACTGGTTTAGATGGCCTCGCCCGCGCCGAGCAAATTTGCGCCGCAACCGCCAGTGAATTGGGCTGTACAGCCGAACAAGTACTGCCTTTTTCAACCGGCGTGATTTTAGAGCCCTTGCCATCAGAAAAAATCATCGCCGTTTTGCCTGCCGCCAAAGCTAATTTATCGGCCAACAACTGGGCGCCGGCCGCGAACGCGATTATGACCACCGATATCGCCCCCAAAGCAACCAGCACGCAAATCGTTTTGGACGGCAAAACCGTCACCGTAACCGGCATTGCCAAAGGCTCGGGCATGATTCACCCGAATATGGCCACCATGCTCGGTTTTGTCGCTACCGACGCCGCCATTAGCCAAACCTTATTACAAGATATGCTGCTGGCCGCGACCGATGCTTCATTTAATAGCATCACCGTTGACGGCGACACCAGCACCAACGACAGCTATATCGCCATTGCCACAGCGCTGGCCGGCAACACTGAAATCACCGACGCCAGCAGCAGCGACTACGCCACTTTGCGCGCGGCGATTGAGCAGGTTTCGCACTTTTTAGCGCAAGCGATTGTGCGCGACGGCGAAGGCGCCACCAAATTTATCACCATCAACGTGGTAGGCGGCGCCAGCTACGCTGAATGCAAAGCTGTTGGCTACGCCATTGGCCGCTCGCCACTGGTAAAAACGGCGTTTTTTGCTTCAGACCCTAATCTAGGCCGTATTTTGGCCGCGATTGGCTACGCCGGCATTAGCGATTTAGACGTTGACCAAATCGAAGTGCGGCTTGACGACGTATTAGTGGCAATCCATGGTGGACGCAATCCTGAATACCAAGAAAGCCAAGGCCAAGCCGTGATGAATCAAGCTGAAATCAGCATTAATATCCAACTTAACCGCGGCGAGCACCGCGCCACGGTATGGACTTGCGATTTCTCTTACGATTACGTCAAAATCAACGCTGACTACCGCAGCTAA
- a CDS encoding ABC transporter ATP-binding protein codes for MVNLLTVSNLSLRFAGANQPVVREVNLHLNAGEKLALVGESGSGKSVLARSLLRLDREVIAEGEIEFAGQSLLPLPEAALRLIRGRRIAMIFQEPMTALNPLQTVCTQIVEVLVGYSAAAARDKARELLLRTGIVDAAEKLDAFPHQLSGGQRQRVMIAMAIATEPEILIADEPTTALDVTVQAQILDLLSQLQAEQGMALLLISHDLNLVRRFADRVAVMQAGRIVETAPTQQLFATPAHPYTQALLAARPIRVAAPLPLHSPCVLQVRQLTHAYPASRSWFRTQLKTVLAKLDFDLHRGQTLAVVGESGSGKTTLALSLLRLLRVGQGGGSVQLTLDGSPALQLSALQGKALRQARQHIQIVFQDPFAALSPRLTIYDLVGEGLLVHRPECSEAERRERVMAVLEEVGLGSSADMDGILSRYPHEFSGGQRQRIAIARVLIMQPQIIVLDEPTSALDATVQRQILQLLVALQLKFGLSFLLISHDLAVVRALAHQVLVLKNGEVLETGDVELVLSKPQHPYTQQLLAASL; via the coding sequence ATGGTTAATTTGTTGACCGTGTCGAATTTATCGCTGCGATTTGCCGGTGCCAATCAGCCGGTGGTGCGTGAGGTGAATCTGCATTTAAACGCCGGTGAAAAATTAGCCTTGGTGGGTGAATCAGGCTCGGGGAAAAGCGTTTTGGCGCGCAGTCTATTGCGACTCGATCGTGAGGTGATTGCAGAAGGTGAGATTGAGTTTGCCGGTCAGTCTTTGCTGCCATTGCCAGAGGCGGCGTTGCGCTTAATTCGTGGTCGGCGTATTGCGATGATTTTTCAAGAGCCAATGACCGCGCTCAATCCCTTGCAAACCGTCTGCACGCAGATTGTGGAGGTGTTGGTGGGGTATAGCGCGGCGGCGGCGAGGGATAAAGCGCGTGAGCTATTACTGCGTACGGGTATTGTCGACGCGGCAGAGAAGCTCGATGCATTTCCGCATCAATTGTCGGGTGGGCAACGCCAGCGGGTGATGATTGCCATGGCGATTGCCACTGAGCCGGAGATTTTAATTGCTGACGAGCCAACAACGGCACTGGATGTGACGGTGCAAGCGCAAATTTTAGATTTGCTGAGCCAGTTGCAAGCCGAGCAAGGCATGGCGCTGTTGTTGATTTCGCATGATTTAAATTTGGTACGCCGGTTTGCCGATCGAGTGGCGGTGATGCAAGCTGGGCGTATTGTTGAAACCGCGCCGACGCAGCAATTGTTTGCGACGCCAGCGCATCCGTATACCCAGGCTTTATTGGCGGCGCGCCCGATACGCGTTGCGGCACCCTTGCCATTGCATTCTCCTTGCGTCTTGCAAGTGCGGCAATTGACGCATGCTTATCCAGCATCACGGTCATGGTTTCGCACGCAACTTAAAACGGTATTAGCCAAGCTCGATTTTGATTTGCATCGCGGGCAAACTTTGGCGGTGGTTGGTGAATCAGGCAGTGGCAAAACGACGTTGGCCTTGTCTTTGCTGCGCTTACTGCGTGTGGGTCAAGGTGGCGGTAGTGTGCAGTTAACGTTGGATGGATCGCCTGCGCTGCAATTGAGTGCATTGCAGGGTAAGGCTTTGCGACAGGCGCGCCAGCATATTCAGATTGTTTTTCAAGATCCATTTGCCGCTTTGTCGCCACGCTTAACGATTTATGATCTGGTGGGTGAAGGTTTGTTGGTGCATCGCCCCGAATGCAGTGAGGCTGAGCGCCGTGAGCGGGTGATGGCCGTATTGGAAGAAGTCGGCTTAGGCAGTTCGGCCGATATGGACGGCATTTTGTCGCGCTACCCGCATGAGTTTTCTGGCGGGCAAAGGCAAAGAATTGCCATTGCGCGGGTGTTGATTATGCAGCCGCAAATTATTGTGCTTGATGAGCCGACATCGGCGCTGGATGCGACGGTGCAACGGCAAATTTTGCAGTTATTAGTCGCTTTGCAGCTTAAATTTGGATTGAGTTTTCTGCTGATCAGTCATGATTTGGCGGTGGTGCGTGCGTTGGCACATCAGGTGTTGGTGCTCAAAAATGGTGAAGTGCTCGAAACCGGCGATGTTGAGCTGGTGCTGTCTAAACCACAGCATCCGTATACCCAGCAATTGTTGGCGGCGAGTCTTTGA
- a CDS encoding DUF445 domain-containing protein, which translates to MAMNQASRQPAARSFDVKAQRLRLLKRNATLLLVLMALVMLLATYFRGAHPSLPYVAAFAEAALVGGLADWFAVTALFRHPLNLPIPHTAIIPKNKHRIADSLGEFIETHFLSSERMMAKVSEFNPAHRLASWLQVDANAKAGADQVARLMDFILQSLTEPAMALRLRGLLLQQLAQIDLVKPAGEILAVIRQSGQHQVMLDAVLAHLDQELQKPELQQHLAEMIAAEFDYLRWISLDAAGGRYMAKKLVHAAGREVQNMRESSEHPLRAHFDQALAELQQNLKHDAALQAALQLSQQHLLAQPSLLNAIDNMWLRLVAWLADDLAAQDSVLRAKLALSLQHLGGRLADDVVLADWLNRHARVAAGVLVKKYRRQIGQFIAEQLKAWDDEVMVERLEVSVGVDLQFVRLNGTLVGGLIGLALYTGHQLLR; encoded by the coding sequence ATGGCTATGAATCAGGCTTCGCGCCAGCCGGCGGCGCGCTCTTTTGATGTTAAAGCGCAGCGTTTACGGCTGCTTAAGCGTAATGCGACCTTATTGCTGGTGCTGATGGCGCTGGTGATGTTGCTGGCGACGTATTTTCGCGGCGCGCATCCGAGTTTGCCTTACGTTGCGGCTTTTGCTGAGGCCGCTTTGGTCGGTGGTTTGGCCGATTGGTTTGCCGTAACGGCGCTGTTTCGGCATCCGCTCAATCTACCAATTCCGCATACTGCGATTATTCCCAAAAACAAGCACCGCATTGCCGATAGTTTGGGTGAGTTTATTGAAACGCACTTTTTGTCGAGCGAGCGGATGATGGCCAAAGTGAGCGAATTTAATCCGGCGCACCGCTTAGCGAGCTGGTTGCAAGTCGACGCGAATGCCAAAGCGGGCGCCGATCAAGTCGCGCGGCTGATGGATTTTATTTTACAAAGTTTAACTGAACCGGCGATGGCGCTGCGTTTACGCGGCTTATTGCTACAGCAATTGGCGCAGATTGATTTGGTTAAACCGGCGGGCGAGATTTTGGCAGTGATACGGCAAAGTGGCCAACATCAAGTGATGCTCGATGCGGTGCTGGCGCATTTGGATCAAGAGCTGCAAAAGCCTGAATTACAACAACATTTAGCCGAGATGATCGCCGCTGAATTTGATTATTTGCGCTGGATTTCGCTCGATGCCGCCGGTGGGCGCTATATGGCGAAAAAACTGGTGCATGCAGCAGGGCGTGAAGTGCAAAACATGCGCGAATCGAGCGAGCATCCGCTGCGCGCGCATTTTGATCAAGCCTTGGCTGAGCTGCAGCAAAATTTAAAACATGATGCAGCACTGCAAGCGGCGCTGCAGTTGAGTCAACAGCATTTATTGGCACAGCCGAGTTTATTGAACGCCATCGACAATATGTGGTTGCGGCTGGTGGCGTGGCTGGCGGATGATTTGGCGGCACAAGATTCGGTGCTGCGCGCTAAATTGGCACTCAGTTTGCAGCATTTAGGGGGACGCTTGGCCGATGACGTGGTGCTGGCCGACTGGCTAAATCGCCATGCCCGCGTGGCTGCCGGGGTGCTGGTCAAAAAATATCGCCGCCAAATTGGCCAATTTATCGCCGAACAACTCAAAGCTTGGGATGATGAAGTGATGGTTGAGCGGCTGGAAGTCAGTGTTGGCGTTGATTTGCAGTTTGTACGCCTGAATGGCACGCTGGTGGGCGGGCTGATTGGTTTGGCTTTGTATACTGGGCACCAATTATTGCGTTAA
- a CDS encoding DUF4124 domain-containing protein gives MRFWLLLTLLTTSSMGFANKVYQWRDNEGNVFYSDRAPTHTTAKERTIRSSSAPAPTTDKPAAITLWITPQCGANCEAAQTMLEQSKLRYALKTADPSQEDSMLAFFNAAKTLQARPPILIIEKTILKEFNPAQWQSAISQAQTTLKAGQ, from the coding sequence ATGCGATTCTGGCTCCTACTTACTTTGCTTACTACATCCAGCATGGGCTTTGCCAACAAGGTCTACCAATGGCGCGACAATGAGGGCAATGTGTTTTATTCCGACCGCGCACCTACCCACACTACGGCCAAAGAAAGAACCATACGCAGCAGTAGCGCACCAGCGCCCACCACCGACAAACCCGCAGCGATCACACTATGGATTACGCCGCAATGCGGGGCAAACTGCGAAGCGGCACAGACAATGCTGGAACAAAGTAAATTGCGTTATGCGCTAAAAACAGCCGATCCAAGCCAAGAAGACAGCATGCTGGCTTTTTTTAACGCCGCCAAGACCTTACAAGCGCGCCCACCCATTCTGATTATTGAAAAAACAATTTTGAAAGAATTCAACCCAGCCCAATGGCAATCGGCGATCAGCCAAGCGCAAACAACGCTCAAAGCAGGGCAATAA